From a region of the Acidobacteriota bacterium genome:
- a CDS encoding M48 family metalloprotease, giving the protein MKRMWLAGVLVLTVTVPAAAQIGGILGKANKAVEVGKKVADLRISDEDEREIGAAVSQKVRQRYGVVQDPAVHRYVSLVGAVVAHASTRPGIAWQFIVLDTDGVNAFAAPGGFIHITRGALALMGSEAELAGVLAHEAIHVTEKHTINAIRNNKLKDLGLEMAPGGGLTKEAINKIAGEAYNLIYAGYSRGEELESDRLGIVLADKAGYNPKGLGGFLTALTARNKSASEKQGLFASHPEMKERLEKLDKMIVDQKLTATAVLADRYRAAISYKPAAQTEIAQVAAGTSGLTGGAKEEPKKDEPAPPKKRGFALGGLLKPGGEENKTAQVTGSGGSRGVDTERGAKGGGNPAIVVVTLTAADIEQFKKDGKLR; this is encoded by the coding sequence ATGAAACGGATGTGGCTTGCAGGCGTGCTGGTGTTGACCGTGACTGTTCCGGCGGCTGCCCAGATCGGCGGAATCCTCGGCAAGGCGAACAAGGCCGTCGAGGTCGGCAAGAAAGTGGCCGACCTCAGGATCAGCGACGAAGACGAGCGTGAGATTGGCGCCGCTGTGAGTCAGAAGGTGCGGCAGCGGTACGGCGTGGTGCAGGACCCGGCCGTCCACAGATACGTGAGCCTGGTTGGCGCCGTCGTCGCGCATGCCAGCACGCGTCCCGGCATCGCGTGGCAGTTCATCGTGCTCGACACCGATGGCGTGAACGCCTTTGCGGCGCCCGGCGGATTCATTCACATCACCCGTGGAGCGCTCGCGTTGATGGGGAGCGAAGCCGAACTGGCCGGCGTGCTCGCTCACGAGGCGATCCACGTCACCGAGAAACACACAATCAACGCCATCCGCAACAACAAGCTGAAGGATTTGGGCCTCGAGATGGCTCCGGGTGGCGGCCTCACCAAGGAAGCCATCAACAAGATTGCCGGCGAGGCTTACAACCTGATCTATGCCGGATACTCACGCGGCGAAGAACTCGAGTCCGACCGGCTCGGCATCGTGCTGGCTGACAAGGCCGGCTACAACCCGAAGGGACTCGGCGGCTTCCTGACCGCGTTGACGGCGCGCAATAAGAGCGCGAGTGAGAAGCAGGGCCTGTTTGCCTCGCATCCGGAAATGAAGGAGCGCCTCGAGAAACTCGACAAGATGATTGTCGACCAGAAGCTCACGGCCACAGCCGTGCTGGCCGATAGGTATCGCGCGGCCATCAGCTACAAGCCGGCGGCGCAGACCGAGATCGCGCAGGTGGCGGCCGGCACGTCGGGCCTGACGGGCGGCGCCAAGGAAGAGCCGAAAAAGGACGAGCCGGCACCCCCGAAGAAGCGAGGCTTCGCCCTTGGGGGCCTGTTGAAACCGGGAGGCGAGGAGAATAAGACGGCGCAGGTGACCGGCTCGGGCGGCTCCCGCGGTGTGGATACCGAGCGTGGTGCCAAGGGCGGCGGCAATCCGGCCATCGTGGTCGTGACACTGACGGCTGCCGACATCGAGCAGTTCAAGAAGGACGGCAAGCTCAGGTAA
- a CDS encoding prephenate dehydrogenase/arogenate dehydrogenase family protein, producing the protein MVSRRRSTVSPRPARPRLLKGAEVGIVGTGQIGGSVVRCLSRLRPDITVCAFDLDTSLGAKIRPFARFCRTLEILVRQSDVVMLAVPVQAVVRLLPRIAKLAGQRPSRRRLIVCDTSTVKATVVAAAVRHEADFDFVGLHPLAGTEGQGWEAADAALFKGRPVVICPAGQRAGRVARELIGLLGGNPVAMNPRDHDRLVAEGIGLPHILAFAAAGMGTRAVGGNLLKGGSWRSLTRVAASSPAMVAGFLHENRDHQLRVLARFKKDLDAVAGALRQPAVGALERQLAAWQRRVTTTSSGRG; encoded by the coding sequence ATGGTGAGCCGCCGGCGTTCGACCGTGAGCCCGCGCCCCGCGAGACCCCGCCTGTTGAAGGGCGCGGAGGTGGGCATTGTCGGGACGGGGCAAATCGGCGGGTCGGTTGTCCGGTGCTTGAGCCGCCTTCGACCTGACATCACGGTGTGCGCCTTCGATCTCGACACGTCGCTCGGCGCGAAGATCCGGCCGTTCGCGCGTTTCTGTCGCACGCTGGAGATCCTGGTCCGCCAGTCGGATGTCGTCATGTTGGCGGTTCCCGTCCAGGCGGTTGTCCGCCTGTTGCCCCGCATCGCGAAGCTCGCGGGCCAGCGTCCATCCCGCCGCAGACTCATCGTGTGCGATACGTCCACAGTCAAGGCGACGGTGGTCGCGGCTGCCGTGCGACACGAGGCCGACTTCGATTTCGTTGGTCTGCACCCGCTGGCCGGAACGGAAGGCCAGGGTTGGGAGGCCGCCGATGCCGCCCTGTTCAAAGGTCGCCCAGTGGTCATCTGTCCAGCCGGTCAGCGGGCCGGCCGCGTCGCACGAGAGCTGATCGGGTTGCTCGGCGGGAATCCGGTGGCCATGAACCCGCGCGATCACGATCGGCTCGTGGCGGAAGGGATCGGACTGCCTCACATCCTGGCGTTTGCGGCGGCTGGAATGGGCACTCGCGCTGTCGGTGGAAACCTGCTCAAGGGGGGCTCGTGGCGGTCGCTCACACGCGTGGCGGCGTCAAGTCCCGCGATGGTGGCGGGATTCCTTCATGAGAATCGCGACCACCAGCTTCGTGTGCTGGCTCGGTTCAAGAAGGACCTCGATGCTGTCGCAGGGGCCCTTCGTCAACCAGCGGTCGGCGCACTGGAACGGCAGTTGGCGGCGTGGCAACGACGGGTGACGACCACAAGCAGCGGAAGAGGCTGA
- a CDS encoding aminotransferase class IV, whose product MAIVYFGDGFVDEADARIPITTHALHYGTAVFEGIRSYGDGTSASLFRPHDHYERLLRNAAWLEMKPRWDSAALTKLTIELLRRNRFFDDRYIRPLLYKTSQTIGAGLPDGEALAMVTVPMPRGPVLRPAVRATWSKWRRFPAAACPAGAKITGLYVNSSLARADGLARGYDQPILLNMSGDVAEGYGANIFIAHGSRVATPPVEADILGGITRDALLRFFGEQSGVSVSTDPLSPADLLRADEVFLCGTGMEILPIREIEGRTIGDGTGHGPLLRRAADWYRRMVSGEADAPKGWLVPVS is encoded by the coding sequence ATGGCGATCGTGTACTTCGGGGATGGTTTCGTGGACGAGGCGGACGCGCGGATTCCAATCACGACGCATGCGCTACATTACGGCACGGCCGTGTTCGAGGGCATTCGTTCCTACGGCGACGGGACGTCGGCCTCGCTCTTCCGTCCCCACGATCATTACGAGCGCCTGCTGCGAAACGCGGCGTGGCTGGAGATGAAGCCGCGATGGGATAGCGCCGCGCTTACGAAGCTCACTATCGAACTGCTCCGACGGAATCGGTTCTTCGACGATCGCTACATTCGTCCGTTGTTGTACAAGACGTCACAGACGATCGGGGCCGGGCTTCCCGACGGCGAGGCGCTCGCGATGGTGACCGTGCCGATGCCGCGTGGGCCCGTGCTGCGACCGGCTGTCCGGGCGACCTGGTCGAAATGGAGGCGGTTTCCGGCCGCGGCGTGTCCGGCTGGCGCCAAGATCACCGGACTCTACGTCAACTCGTCGCTGGCCAGGGCCGACGGCCTGGCGCGCGGATATGACCAGCCAATCCTGCTCAACATGTCTGGAGATGTGGCCGAAGGGTACGGCGCCAATATCTTCATCGCGCACGGGAGCCGGGTGGCCACGCCGCCGGTCGAGGCCGACATCCTCGGCGGCATCACGCGCGATGCACTTCTGCGCTTCTTCGGCGAACAGTCGGGTGTGTCGGTCTCGACTGATCCGCTCAGCCCCGCTGACCTCCTGCGCGCCGATGAGGTGTTCCTCTGCGGCACCGGGATGGAGATCCTGCCCATCCGCGAGATCGAAGGCCGGACCATCGGTGACGGCACCGGCCACGGCCCGCTTCTTCGACGCGCCGCGGACTGGTATCGGCGCATGGTGTCGGGTGAGGCCGACGCCCCCAAAGGCTGGCTCGTGCCGGTGAGCTAG
- the aroH gene encoding chorismate mutase gives MPVRGIRGAINVSANTRDAIQEATTRLLLAMCEANRLDSSAIISAFFTVTTDLNATYPAAAARALGWLDVPLLDAQEIEVPGGMARVVRVLLHVEMSIPRSQVQHIYLDDAVALRPDLPQTLW, from the coding sequence GTGCCTGTTCGAGGTATTCGCGGCGCCATCAATGTGAGCGCCAACACCCGCGACGCCATCCAGGAAGCCACCACACGCCTGTTGCTCGCGATGTGCGAGGCCAACCGCCTCGATTCGTCAGCCATCATCTCGGCGTTCTTTACCGTCACGACCGATCTCAACGCCACGTATCCGGCTGCTGCGGCCCGGGCCCTCGGATGGCTCGATGTGCCGCTGCTCGACGCCCAGGAAATCGAGGTGCCAGGCGGCATGGCGCGAGTGGTCCGTGTCCTGCTGCACGTCGAAATGAGCATCCCTCGCAGCCAGGTCCAGCACATCTATCTGGACGACGCCGTGGCGCTTCGCCCTGACCTTCCGCAGACCCTGTGGTGA
- a CDS encoding proteasome accessory factor PafA2 family protein: protein MNASDTRLPKLCGTDVEVGNFILGIERAAGSGAEASRALLREIEGYPQARTSHSYVPAWTGGDHRLNGRYGVRAREKDSTAIATYVPDTAGAGHALAIAPYYNPGPAASAYDRQDWGRKFLANGSCAYIDLDHLELASAETLSAYDQLACMHALLRVARGALSAANARLPRGQRLQVLVNNSDGSGSSYGSHVNVLLSRAAWNNIFDRKVHYLLYLAAFQISSIIFTGQGKVGSENHTPPVGYQISQRADFFETLTGPHTTCRRPIVNSRDEPLCGLGRSSAYAGPTDNKARLHVIFYDSTLCHVATLLKLGTLQIVLAMIEAGRIDARVILDDPLDAVVQWSHDPSLQARARLVDGTETTAAELQARFVEAARAFVEDGGCEGIVPRAGDIVSLWQDTVDRLLTRDFDALVPRLDWVLKMSILDRAIAQRPGLTWSSPQIKHLDHVYSSVDPDEGLYWAYERAGLVDRLVTDERVNWLVEHPPECSRAWTRGMLLRHAGAVGVEDANWDWVRIAATGRGGWRIPRTIHLANPLAWDQTQAGRVFDEHADLGEIADRLDAMASQADGATERRSSHGCA from the coding sequence ATGAACGCGAGCGATACCAGGCTGCCGAAGCTGTGCGGAACCGACGTCGAGGTCGGCAATTTCATCCTCGGCATCGAGCGCGCCGCAGGGAGCGGGGCGGAAGCCTCGCGGGCGCTGTTGCGCGAGATCGAGGGCTACCCGCAGGCACGCACGAGCCACTCGTACGTGCCTGCATGGACCGGCGGGGACCACCGATTGAACGGACGATACGGCGTCCGCGCCCGCGAGAAGGACAGTACGGCCATTGCGACGTACGTGCCGGACACGGCCGGCGCCGGCCATGCGCTCGCGATCGCGCCTTACTACAACCCGGGACCGGCGGCCTCCGCGTACGACCGCCAGGACTGGGGACGGAAATTCCTGGCGAATGGTTCGTGCGCGTACATTGATCTCGATCACCTGGAGCTCGCGTCCGCCGAAACGTTGAGCGCGTACGACCAGCTCGCCTGCATGCACGCGCTGCTGCGCGTGGCGCGCGGGGCGCTCTCGGCGGCCAACGCCAGGTTGCCCCGGGGCCAGCGCCTGCAGGTGCTCGTCAACAACAGCGACGGCAGCGGCAGCAGCTACGGCAGCCACGTGAACGTGCTGCTGAGCCGCGCTGCGTGGAACAACATCTTCGACCGCAAGGTGCACTACCTGCTGTACCTCGCCGCGTTCCAGATCTCGAGCATCATCTTCACGGGGCAGGGCAAGGTGGGCAGCGAGAACCACACGCCGCCGGTGGGCTACCAGATCTCGCAGCGCGCCGATTTCTTCGAGACGCTCACGGGGCCGCACACGACGTGCCGCCGCCCGATCGTCAACTCGCGCGACGAGCCGCTTTGCGGCCTCGGCCGCAGCTCGGCCTACGCGGGCCCGACCGACAACAAGGCGCGGCTGCACGTGATCTTCTACGACAGCACCCTCTGCCACGTCGCGACGCTGCTGAAGCTGGGGACGCTGCAGATCGTGCTGGCGATGATCGAGGCCGGGCGCATCGACGCGCGGGTCATCCTCGACGACCCCCTCGACGCGGTCGTGCAGTGGAGTCACGACCCGTCGCTCCAGGCCCGTGCGCGACTGGTCGATGGCACCGAGACGACGGCGGCGGAACTGCAGGCGCGGTTTGTCGAGGCCGCGCGCGCTTTTGTCGAGGACGGGGGCTGCGAGGGCATCGTGCCGCGCGCCGGAGACATCGTGTCGCTCTGGCAGGACACAGTCGACCGGCTGCTCACGAGGGACTTCGACGCGCTCGTCCCCCGGCTCGACTGGGTGCTCAAGATGTCGATCCTCGATCGCGCCATTGCGCAGCGCCCTGGCCTCACATGGTCGTCGCCGCAGATCAAGCACCTGGACCACGTCTACTCGAGCGTCGATCCCGACGAGGGCCTCTACTGGGCATACGAGCGCGCCGGTCTCGTGGATCGCCTCGTCACTGACGAGAGGGTGAACTGGCTCGTGGAACATCCGCCCGAGTGCAGCCGCGCATGGACGCGCGGCATGCTGCTGCGCCACGCGGGCGCGGTGGGTGTCGAGGACGCGAATTGGGACTGGGTGCGCATCGCCGCAACCGGCCGCGGCGGGTGGCGCATCCCACGAACCATTCACCTGGCCAATCCGCTGGCGTGGGATCAGACACAGGCCGGGCGCGTGTTCGATGAGCACGCGGACCTTGGGGAGATCGCAGACAGACTCGATGCCATGGCCTCGCAGGCCGATGGCGCAACCGAACGGAGGAGCAGCCATGGATGTGCGTGA
- a CDS encoding adenylate/guanylate cyclase domain-containing protein codes for MTSRKLWMTLAIGAVAAAIAAAAGRLPLVDTLEWKLYDQRVRWAANPATARQDIVIVTIDESSVRRLEPEVGRWPWPRVVHADVIDFLAAAGAKTIVYDVLFTERDRRTGFDVGGTSWTGQESDRALAESVARARNVVVLADATFEGMVGDTKSRPVNPGPFESRPDVLLPYDELARAARLIGHNYFVLDPDGPVRRAVTFIDHGGRLVPSLSAAGWMVAASLDPASARAGGRGVIVGSHDIPLVTDVLPAFDRAQPRRTARRLLIDFRGPAVLEDGKRTTYKWYSFYDLFYARQEQLAGVAPSVSPALFRDRIVVIGTTAAGLHDVFTVPFASGGKMPGSQIHAAVIDQLLSSRFIEPATTTLRAALVVMTALVTALLIVFLPLRWAGPCVLLVLSTVIVMAFHAFTRGAWWPLAQPGIGWMTAVVGGLGYQYFVEGRDKRAVKRLFSRYLSPDVYALVLANPALAELGGKRREMTVLFSDIRGFTTMTERGQPEAIVEQLNTYFSAMVDVLFAHRGTLDKFVGDMVMALFGAPLADDEHADHAVQAALAMMARLNELNAEWKALGLPELAIGIGINSGEMIAGTIGSDQVRSYTVIGDAVNLGSRIESLNKQYGTSILISESTVRQLKHQYDLHTLGDVVVKGKSQAVAIFEVRPPRADGPTQPVKGRS; via the coding sequence GTGACTTCCCGCAAATTGTGGATGACGCTGGCGATAGGCGCGGTGGCTGCCGCCATCGCTGCGGCCGCCGGCCGCCTGCCTCTGGTCGACACCCTCGAGTGGAAACTGTACGACCAGCGCGTGCGTTGGGCGGCCAATCCCGCCACGGCCCGCCAGGATATCGTCATCGTCACCATCGACGAATCCAGCGTGCGCCGCCTCGAGCCGGAGGTCGGGCGCTGGCCCTGGCCCAGGGTCGTACATGCTGACGTCATCGACTTTCTCGCCGCGGCCGGCGCCAAGACGATTGTTTACGACGTGCTCTTCACGGAACGGGATCGCCGAACCGGATTCGACGTCGGGGGCACAAGCTGGACTGGCCAGGAATCCGACCGCGCGCTTGCGGAGTCGGTGGCCCGCGCCCGCAACGTCGTCGTGCTCGCCGACGCCACCTTCGAAGGCATGGTTGGCGACACCAAAAGCCGCCCGGTCAATCCAGGCCCGTTCGAATCGCGGCCAGACGTGTTGCTGCCATACGACGAACTCGCGCGCGCCGCACGCCTGATTGGGCACAACTACTTCGTGCTCGATCCGGATGGACCGGTGCGTCGTGCCGTGACCTTTATCGATCACGGCGGCCGCCTGGTTCCCTCGCTATCAGCTGCCGGCTGGATGGTCGCCGCATCGCTCGATCCCGCCAGCGCCAGGGCCGGCGGGCGAGGTGTCATCGTCGGGAGCCATGACATTCCGCTCGTGACCGACGTGTTGCCGGCATTCGACCGCGCCCAGCCGCGGAGGACCGCCCGACGCCTGCTCATCGACTTCCGAGGGCCCGCCGTGCTCGAGGACGGGAAACGGACCACGTACAAGTGGTATTCGTTCTACGACCTGTTCTACGCGCGGCAGGAACAGCTTGCCGGCGTCGCACCCTCAGTCTCGCCGGCGCTCTTTCGCGACCGGATCGTCGTCATCGGGACGACCGCCGCCGGCCTGCACGACGTGTTTACCGTGCCCTTTGCGAGTGGCGGCAAGATGCCGGGATCCCAGATTCACGCAGCCGTCATCGACCAACTACTCTCGTCGCGGTTCATCGAGCCGGCGACGACGACACTCCGCGCGGCGCTGGTGGTCATGACGGCGCTCGTCACCGCGCTACTGATCGTATTTCTGCCGCTGCGCTGGGCTGGTCCCTGCGTGCTGCTGGTGCTGTCGACCGTGATCGTCATGGCCTTCCACGCATTCACACGCGGCGCGTGGTGGCCGCTCGCCCAGCCCGGGATCGGCTGGATGACAGCCGTCGTCGGCGGCCTCGGCTATCAGTACTTCGTCGAAGGACGGGACAAGCGCGCCGTGAAGCGCTTGTTCTCGCGCTACCTCTCGCCCGACGTGTACGCGCTGGTGCTGGCCAACCCCGCACTGGCCGAACTGGGCGGCAAGCGGCGCGAGATGACCGTGCTGTTCTCGGACATCCGCGGCTTTACGACCATGACCGAGCGCGGCCAGCCCGAGGCAATCGTCGAGCAGTTGAACACGTACTTCTCGGCGATGGTGGATGTGCTGTTCGCCCATCGCGGCACGCTCGACAAGTTCGTCGGCGACATGGTCATGGCGTTGTTCGGCGCGCCGCTTGCAGACGACGAACATGCCGATCACGCGGTACAGGCGGCGCTGGCGATGATGGCGAGGCTCAACGAGTTGAATGCCGAGTGGAAGGCGTTGGGCCTGCCCGAACTCGCGATCGGCATCGGCATCAATTCCGGCGAGATGATCGCGGGCACCATCGGATCGGATCAGGTGAGGAGTTACACGGTCATCGGCGATGCCGTCAATCTTGGTTCCCGGATCGAATCACTGAACAAGCAGTACGGGACCTCCATCCTCATCAGCGAAAGTACGGTCAGACAGCTCAAACACCAGTATGATCTGCATACACTGGGCGATGTGGTCGTGAAGGGCAAGAGCCAGGCGGTGGCGATCTTCGAGGTGCGGCCGCCGCGTGCGGACGGGCCAACTCAGCCGGTGAAGGGACGTTCATGA
- a CDS encoding sigma 54-interacting transcriptional regulator, translating to MPQSWRALCYDIEADRLAPRTLPASADAIVRKGADPKRIAIVVASRDEASVAVKSVPGLKGLRPRTKDPRKGLSIYVPARGALAVHVSAPYRHPGQTERGIRALAGSPAGKRWPGVYLLEIDAKLFGELWARAWFAMSAGSEERVSSESEEALGMSSGPADFDAEGEDVAIPESLSQSFVGASLEAEEVRRRIVMASLTGHPVLIMGETGTGKEIVARQIHQLGRRCHASFITVNCAAIAHDLLESELFGHLKGAFTGATSNKKGLYEMAQDGTLFLDEVGDLHAAHQAKVLRMLNDGDYRRVGSHKRRKGNARIIAATNRNLPQMVEAGTFRDDLYYRLLSFVIETPALRSHPDDIPMIAAFLWPRVTEGTACDAKLSRTVVDMLKDYPWQGNVRELRAFLANLSTLAGPRPLTPSLVSKAFLAWTRIKTRGEDR from the coding sequence ATGCCACAATCCTGGCGCGCTCTCTGTTACGACATCGAGGCGGACCGTCTCGCACCGCGAACGCTGCCGGCGAGCGCCGACGCAATTGTCCGTAAGGGCGCGGACCCGAAACGCATTGCGATTGTCGTCGCCAGTCGCGACGAGGCATCGGTCGCCGTGAAGTCAGTGCCGGGCCTGAAGGGTCTCCGGCCACGGACCAAGGATCCCAGAAAGGGCCTCTCGATCTATGTACCCGCGCGCGGCGCTCTGGCCGTGCACGTGTCCGCACCATACCGCCATCCGGGACAAACCGAGCGCGGCATCCGCGCTCTGGCCGGATCGCCCGCTGGCAAGCGCTGGCCGGGTGTCTACCTGCTCGAGATCGACGCGAAGCTCTTCGGCGAGCTTTGGGCCCGAGCCTGGTTTGCCATGTCGGCTGGCTCCGAAGAGCGGGTCTCGTCCGAGAGCGAGGAGGCACTTGGCATGTCAAGCGGGCCGGCTGACTTCGACGCAGAGGGAGAAGATGTCGCGATTCCCGAGTCGTTGAGCCAGTCCTTCGTGGGAGCCTCGCTGGAGGCGGAGGAGGTGCGGCGGCGCATCGTGATGGCCTCGCTCACCGGGCACCCGGTCCTCATCATGGGCGAGACCGGGACAGGCAAGGAGATTGTCGCGCGCCAGATCCACCAACTGGGCAGGCGCTGCCACGCAAGCTTCATCACGGTCAACTGCGCGGCGATCGCCCACGACCTCCTCGAGTCCGAGCTCTTCGGCCACCTCAAGGGCGCCTTCACCGGCGCCACGTCGAACAAGAAGGGCCTCTACGAGATGGCTCAGGACGGCACGCTCTTCCTTGACGAGGTGGGCGATCTGCACGCGGCACACCAGGCCAAGGTGCTGCGCATGCTGAACGACGGGGACTACCGGCGCGTCGGCTCGCACAAGCGCCGGAAGGGCAACGCGCGGATCATCGCGGCGACCAACCGGAACCTCCCGCAAATGGTGGAGGCCGGGACCTTCAGGGACGATCTGTACTACCGGCTGCTCTCGTTCGTCATCGAAACGCCCGCGCTGCGCAGCCATCCCGACGACATCCCGATGATCGCAGCGTTCCTGTGGCCGAGGGTCACCGAGGGCACCGCGTGCGATGCCAAGCTGTCGCGCACCGTCGTCGACATGCTCAAGGACTACCCATGGCAGGGCAACGTGCGGGAGTTGCGCGCCTTCCTGGCGAACCTTTCGACACTTGCCGGCCCGCGCCCGCTGACCCCATCGCTCGTCAGCAAAGCCTTCCTGGCGTGGACGCGCATCAAGACACGCGGAGAAGATCGGTAG
- a CDS encoding proteasome accessory factor PafA2 family protein: protein MAERLFGLETEYGIVGSTSDQDGARRDAIAYDLATRARDEVPGIQELSGNGMFLQNGARFYIDCGHHPEMTTPEVTNPWDAVRYILAGERILEQLAAPHHHRAIAAVPLLLKTNIDYLTRSSWGCHESILHTMDPAGLPNQIIPHLVSRVIYTGAGGFNPFSPGVEFVLSPRSLMIEHSTSRESTRGRGIFHTKNEALCNGDHKRLHIICGESLCSEIAMWLRTATTVLVVAMVEGGVQPGVEVILDEPVGALQAIVGDPTCRIRVAAAGRRVTPLQIQRHFLRLAEEHARADFMPPWAETACQQWRTMLDRLDGAPDSVSTTLDWAIKRAVFERVLARHGFDWARVAAWTEVLVEMWTRLRDDGSIEEMPQVEHLLDPSETLQWWMRAVSSLVHAKGVTWDGVGAFIRLRQELFECDMRFSQLGGEGIFASLDHAGVLTHHVPGVDNIEHAMENPPAIGRAKLRGDVIRRVLPNRAVFGGTWESIINHAEHTALDLSNPFETEERWNRIVKQAERRP from the coding sequence ATGGCCGAGCGGCTGTTTGGTCTCGAGACCGAGTACGGCATCGTCGGGTCGACGAGCGACCAGGACGGAGCGCGGCGCGATGCGATCGCCTACGACCTCGCGACGCGCGCGCGTGACGAGGTGCCGGGCATCCAGGAACTGTCGGGCAACGGCATGTTCCTGCAGAACGGCGCGCGCTTCTACATCGATTGCGGACACCACCCGGAGATGACCACGCCCGAGGTGACGAACCCGTGGGACGCCGTGCGCTACATTCTGGCGGGGGAGCGGATCCTCGAACAACTCGCGGCACCGCACCATCACCGGGCGATCGCGGCGGTGCCGCTCCTGCTGAAGACCAATATCGACTACCTGACCCGATCGTCGTGGGGGTGCCACGAGTCGATCCTGCACACGATGGACCCCGCTGGGCTGCCGAACCAGATCATCCCGCACCTCGTGTCACGGGTGATCTACACCGGGGCCGGCGGCTTCAACCCCTTCTCGCCCGGCGTGGAGTTTGTGCTGTCGCCGCGGTCGCTGATGATCGAACACTCGACCTCGCGCGAATCAACCCGGGGGCGCGGAATCTTCCACACCAAGAACGAGGCCCTGTGCAACGGCGATCACAAACGCCTGCACATCATTTGCGGCGAGAGCCTGTGCTCGGAGATCGCCATGTGGCTGCGCACGGCGACGACGGTGCTCGTCGTGGCGATGGTGGAAGGTGGCGTGCAGCCTGGTGTCGAGGTGATCCTCGACGAACCCGTCGGCGCGCTGCAGGCGATTGTTGGCGACCCGACGTGCCGGATTCGCGTGGCCGCCGCCGGCAGGCGCGTCACACCCCTTCAGATCCAGCGCCACTTCCTCCGCCTGGCAGAAGAGCACGCCCGCGCCGACTTCATGCCGCCGTGGGCCGAGACGGCGTGCCAGCAGTGGCGTACCATGCTCGACCGGCTGGACGGCGCGCCAGACTCGGTCTCGACCACGCTCGACTGGGCCATCAAGCGCGCCGTGTTCGAGCGCGTGCTGGCGCGCCACGGGTTCGACTGGGCACGCGTGGCCGCCTGGACGGAGGTGCTGGTCGAGATGTGGACGCGCCTCCGCGACGACGGCTCAATCGAGGAGATGCCACAGGTCGAACACCTGCTGGACCCCTCAGAAACACTGCAGTGGTGGATGCGTGCAGTGAGCTCGCTCGTGCACGCGAAAGGGGTCACGTGGGACGGCGTCGGGGCCTTCATCCGACTGCGCCAGGAACTGTTCGAGTGCGACATGCGGTTCAGCCAATTGGGCGGTGAGGGGATCTTCGCGTCGCTCGATCACGCCGGCGTACTCACGCATCACGTGCCCGGCGTGGACAACATCGAGCACGCCATGGAGAACCCGCCGGCGATCGGGCGGGCGAAACTGCGCGGCGATGTGATTAGACGCGTGCTGCCGAACCGCGCGGTGTTCGGCGGAACCTGGGAGTCCATCATCAACCACGCCGAGCACACCGCTCTCGACCTGTCGAACCCGTTCGAGACCGAGGAGCGCTGGAACCGGATCGTGAAGCAGGCGGAGCGCCGGCCTTAG